One genomic region from Salmo salar unplaced genomic scaffold, Ssal_v3.1, whole genome shotgun sequence encodes:
- the LOC123731935 gene encoding tripartite motif-containing protein 16, which translates to MAQQGVLQDQDQFCCSVCLDLLKEPVTTACGHNYCRICIEGCWDQDVLKGVYSCPQCRETFTPRPNLRKNNMLADMVEKLKKTGLQAAPPPALCYAGPGDVACDVCTGTRKQKALMSCLACLASYCETHLQPHYESPAFKKHKLVKATAQLQEKICSHHDKLLEVYCRTDQQCICYLCTMDEHKGHDTVSAAAERTEKQRQLGMSQQKVQQRFQEREKELKELQQAVESFKRSAQAAVEDSDQIFTELIRSIERRSSEVKELIRTQEKAQVSQAEGLLEQLKQEIAELRKRSTELEQLSHKEDHIHFLQSYQSLSSISVSSDLPSIVVRPLQYFGDVSKTVSELREKLEDFLKGEWTKISTTVNIVDVVLPPEPKTREQFLQYSCQLRLDPNTADTLLSLSKGNRKVTNKCQVQPYPDHPDRFTNYSQVLCREGLSGCCYWEVEWSGDRVDTAVSYKDISRTGSDGGFGNNNKSWSLLCYSDGYWFRHTNVKTKVSGPQSSRVGVYLDHKAGTLSFYSVSDTMTLLHRVQTTFTQPLYPGFSLFYSTAKLVKL; encoded by the exons ATGGCTCAGCAGGGAGTTCTgcaggaccaggaccagttctgttgttctgtctgtctggatctactgaaggagccGGTCACTACTGCCTGTGGACACAATTACTGTAGAatctgtattgagggctgctgggatcaggatgttctgaaaggggtctatagctgtcctcagtgcagagagaccttcactccaaggcctaatctgaggaaaaataacatgttggctgatatggtggagaaactgaagaagacaggactccaggctgctccccctcctgctctatgctatgctggacctggagatgtggcgtgtgatgtctgtactgggaccagaaagcagaaagccctcatgtcctgtctggcgtgtctggcctcttactgtgagactcacctccaacctcactacgaatctcctgctttcaagaagcacaagctggtcaaagccaccgcacaactacaggagaagatctgctctcatcatgacaaactgctggaggtttactgtcgtaccgatcagcagtgtatctgttatctgtgtacaatggatgaacataaaggccatgatacagtatcagctgcagcagagaggactgagaaacag aggcagctggggatgagtcagcagaaggtccagcagagattccaggagagagagaaggagctgaaggagctccaacaggctgtggagtctttcaag cgctctgcacaggcagcagtggaggacagtgatcagatctttactgagctgatccgctccattgagagaaggagctctgaggtgaaggagctgatcagaacccaagagaaggctcaagtgagtcaagctgaaggactcctggagcaactgaagcaggagatagctgagctgaggaagagaagcactgagctggaacAGCTCTCACACaaagaggatcacatccatttcctccag agttatcagtctctctccagtatcagtgtatcttcagacttacccagcatcgttgtccgtcctcttcagtactttggagatgtgagtaagactgtgtctgaactgagagagaaactagaagacttccttaaaggagaatggaccaagatctccactacag tgaatatagtggatgttgtactgcctccagagcccaagaccagagaacagtttttacaat attcctgtcagctcagactggacccaaacacagcagacacactcctctctctgtctaaagggaacagaaaggtgaccaatAAAtgccaagtccaaccatatcctgaccatccagacagattcaccaactactcccaggttctgtgtagagagggtctgtctggatgctgttactgggaggtggagtggagtggtgacAGGGTtgatacagcagtctcatataaagacatcagcagaacagggtcagatggtgGATTTGGaaacaataacaagtcctggagtttactgTGCTATAGTGATGGTTATTGGTTCAGACACACTAATGTtaagactaaagtatcaggccctcagtcctccagagtaggagtgtacctggatcacaaggcaggtactctgtccttctacagtgtctctgacacaatgaccctcctccacagagtccagaccacattcactcagcccctctatcctgggtttagtCTCTTTTATAGTACTGctaagctggttaaactgtag